The following coding sequences lie in one Populus nigra chromosome 15, ddPopNigr1.1, whole genome shotgun sequence genomic window:
- the LOC133674805 gene encoding BRAP2 RING ZnF UBP domain-containing protein 1 isoform X2, which translates to MFSLRVHSVDSNHPLTLEETTFISAAATTSTTAATTKFNERRGISHLYRNASQKSSLPNPNPNSRSTSLFVVAVPNYFSEDDFIRFCGSHIDHVHVLLFIRNDGMEDRYSVLIKLDNQVTADRFYNSFNEKRFSPSEAEICHILYVLSVEFTESAEIASTPPENFTELPACPICLERLDPDTSGIRNTLCDHSFQCSCTSKWTHLSCQVCRLCQQQDEKPACSVCGTSENLWVCLICGFVGCGRYKEGHAKRHWQDTQHCYSLDLRTQQIWDYVGDNYVHRLNQSKTDGKSIDTNSCCVSFEGDCGTCGCSEDSGISGALFSSKVEAIADEYNRLLATQLEAQRQHYESLIIEAKSKRQSSISEAVENAVTSTMQDIQNKLERCELEKNAVADINRGLIKNQEIWRKKVKELEDRETSSLSSRDERIHDLEEQIRDLTVYIEAQKTLHTMTDTDDGIKGGTLLPVPPKQSSPANSRKHAKLGRKRN; encoded by the exons ATGTTCAGCCTCCGAGTCCACTCAGTAGACAGCAATCATCCTCTAACTCTTGAAGAAACCACCTTCATCTCCGCGGCcgccaccacctccaccacGGCAGCCACCACCAAATTCAATGAAAGGAGAGGCATTTCACATCTATATCGAAACGCATCGCAGAAATCCTCACTGCCAAACCCTAATCCTAACTCTCGATCCACTTCTCTCTTCGTCGTCGCCGTCCCTAACTACTTCTCCGAAGACGACTTCATCAGATTCTGCGGTTCCCATATTGATCATGTCCATGTACTCCTCTTCATCAG GAATGATGGGATGGAAGATAGGTACAGTGTGTTAATAAAGCTTGATAATCAAGTAACAGCAGATAGATTCTACAATAGTTTCAATGAGAAGCGATTTTCGCCATCTGAG GCAGAGATTTGCCATATATTATATGTGCTTTCTGTGGAATTCACGGAATCGGCAGAAATAGCTAGCACTCCTCCGGAAAATTTCACCGAGTTGCCAGCTTGTCCAATTTGTCTCG AGAGATTGGACCCGGATACTAGTGGAATACGCAATACTCTTTGTGATCATTCGTTTCAATGTTCATGCACTTCAAAATGGACGCACTTGTCTTGCCAG GTCTGTCGTCTTTGTCAGCAGCAGGATGAGAAGCCAGCTTGTTCTGTTTGTGGAACTTCAGAAAATTTGTGGGTTTGTCTGATATGCGGTTTTGTAGGATGTGGAAG ATATAAAGAAGGACATGCTAAAAGGCACTGGCAAGATACACAGCATTGTTATTCTCTTGATCTGAGAACACAACAAATTTGGGACTATGTTGGCGACAACTATGTTCATCGGCTGAACCAGTCAAAAACCGATGGCAAGTCGATAGATACAAACTCTTGTTGTGTGTCGTTTGAAGGAGATTGTGGCACTTGTGGATGTAGTGAGGATTCTGGAATTAGTGGGGCTCTCTTTAGCAGCAAAGTTGAAGCA ATTGCAGATGAGTACAATCGTCTTTTGGCCACTCAGCTGGAGGCTCAAAGACAA CATTATGAATCTCTAATTATTGAGGCCAAAAGTAAAAGACAAAGTTCCATTTCAGAAGCAGTAGAGAATGCTGTGACATCCACTATGCAGGATatccaaaataaattggaaaggTGTGAGCTAGAAAAAAATGCTGTAGCAGAT atCAATCGGGGTCTCATCAAGAATCAAGAAATTTGGCGTAAAAAGGTCAAGGAACTTGAAGATAG GGAAACTTCATCTTTATCGTCAAGGGACGAGAGAATACATGATCTGGAAGAACAG ATTCGAGATCTCACAGTCTACATTGAAGCTCAGAAAACACTTCACACCATGACAGATACAGATGATGGGATTAAAGGAGGGACATTGTTACCTGTACCTCCGAAGCAATCTTCGCCAGCAAATAGCAGAAAACACGCAAAACTGGGTCGTAAACGGAATTAG
- the LOC133674813 gene encoding probable clathrin assembly protein At4g32285 has protein sequence MALRKAIGAVKDQTSISIAKVAANTSAELEVLVVKATSHDEDPAGEKYYREIISRISSSRGYVNACVATITRRISKTRDWIVALKALMLVHRVLIDGNPLFEEALLFATRNGMRVLNMSDFRDEAHSNSWDHTGFVRFYAMFLDEKVEFSVFERKVREDERKFDEGGDGFGRGENRDEFEYGMPKRSSSYGDLVRREQKMEVAAIREMKPERLLGILDQQLRILDRVLACRPTGIAKNDRLVLVALYQVVKESFGLYTEVCEALGVLLDRFTEMEYAYCLKGFDIYAGAAKIIDELVVFYVWCKDIGIGRSSEYPEVQKITENILGALGESLREMTNRRTKSSERSIEEKVPDKQDQEPGMNEVKSLPPPESYTPPPPPPSQQPQPQPQPQQMTEDLVNLKDDGISADEQGNELALALFSGPPTTNANGAWVAFPSPREPEVTSAWQTPAAQSSQADWELALVESASNLSKQRTTLGGGFDSLLLNGMYDQGAARQHVSTTQLTGGSASSVGKSATPVLALPAPDGTMQSVQNQDPFAASLTVPPPSYVQIAEMERKQHFLVNEQQLWQHYGRDGMHGQVGLARINGASGYHGPSPHPMVMPSGMPQVSGMRQQGGHYYPSY, from the coding sequence ATGGCACTACGTAAAGCAATTGGGGCTGTGAAAGATCAGACGAGTATAAGTATAGCGAAAGTGGCAGCGAATACATCAGCAGAACTTGAGGTTTTGGTTGTTAAAGCTACTAGTCATGATGAGGATCCTGCTGGTGAGAAGTATTATAGGGAGATTATAAGCCGTATTTCGAGTTCAAGGGGTTATGTGAATGCTTGTGTGGCTACTATAACGAGAAGGATAAGTAAAACCCGTGATTGGATTGTGGCTTTGAAGGCTTTGATGCTTGTACATAGGGTTTTGATTGATGGGAACCCTTTGTTTGAGGAGGCGTTATTGTTTGCGACGAGGAATGGGATGCGTGTCTTGAATATGTCGGATTTTAGAGATGAGGCGCATTCTAATTCATGGGATCATACAGGGTTTGTGAGGTTTTACGCGATGTTTCTCGATGAGAAGGTCGAGTTTTCTGTTTTTGAGAGGAAAGTGAGGGAGGATGAGAGGAAATTTGATGAGGGCGGTGATGGGTTTGGACGTGGAGAGAATAGGGATGAATTTGAGTATGGGATGCCCAAGAGATCAAGCTCCTATGGTGATTTGGTTAGGCGTGAACAGAAGATGGAAGTAGCAGCAATTAGGGAAATGAAGCCAGAGAGACTCTTAGGCATATTGGACCAGCAGTTGAGGATCCTTGATAGAGTTTTGGCTTGCAGACCAACAGGAATAGCCAAGAATGATAGATTGGTGCTTGTTGCCCTTTACCAGGTGGTGAAGGAGAGTTTTGGACTATACACCGAGGTTTGTGAGGCATTGGGGGTATTGTTGGATAGATTTACTGAGATGGAGTATGCATATTGTCTTAAAGGTTTTGATATTTATGCTGGCGCAGCCAAGATAATTGATGAGCTGGTGGTGTTTTATGTTTGGTGCAAGGATATAGGAATTGGAAGATCATCTGAGTATCCTGAAGTGCAGAAGATTACTGAAAATATTTTGGGGGCCCTCGGGGAGAGCTTGAGAGAAATGACTAATAGACGAACTAAGAGTTCCGAGAGAAGTATAGAGGAGAAGGTTCCTGATAAGCAAGACCAAGAACCTGGTATGAATGAGGTCAAGTCTCTTCCTCCTCCAGAGAGTTATACCCCTCCTCCACCCCCTCCTTCGCAGCAGCCTCAGCCTCAGCCTCAGCCTCAACAGATGACAGAAGATTTGGTAAATCTCAAGGACGATGGCATTTCAGCAGATGAGCAGGGCAACGAATTGGCTTTGGCTTTGTTCTCTGGACCTCCAACTACAAATGCAAATGGTGCGTGGGTAGCATTCCCATCACCTAGAGAACCTGAAGTGACTTCAGCATGGCAAACCCCAGCTGCCCAGAGTAGTCAAGCAGATTGGGAATTGGCGTTGGTGGAGTCAGCTAGCAATCTATCGAAACAGAGAACTACTTTAGGTGGTGGATTTGATTCATTGCTCTTGAATGGAATGTATGATCAGGGGGCAGCAAGGCAACATGTGAGCACAACACAACTGACTGGCGGGAGTGCTAGTAGTGTGGGCAAGAGTGCAACACCAGTGTTGGCATTGCCTGCTCCTGATGGGACAATGCAGTCAGTTCAGAATCAGGACCCGTTTGCTGCCTCCCTTACAGTTCCGCCTCCTTCCTATGTGCAGATAGCAGAAATGGAGAGGAAGCAGCATTTTCTAGTAAATGAACAGCAGCTCTGGCAACATTACGGAAGGGATGGGATGCACGGTCAAGTGGGTTTGGCCAGGATTAATGGTGCCTCTGGTTACCATGGCCCTAGTCCTCATCCAATGGTGATGCCTTCCGGGATGCCACAGGTCAGTGGCATGAGGCAGCAGGGAGGGCACTACTATCCCTCCTATTAA
- the LOC133674805 gene encoding BRAP2 RING ZnF UBP domain-containing protein 1 isoform X1, with product MFSLRVHSVDSNHPLTLEETTFISAAATTSTTAATTKFNERRGISHLYRNASQKSSLPNPNPNSRSTSLFVVAVPNYFSEDDFIRFCGSHIDHVHVLLFIRNDGMEDRYSVLIKLDNQVTADRFYNSFNEKRFSPSEAEICHILYVLSVEFTESAEIASTPPENFTELPACPICLERLDPDTSGIRNTLCDHSFQCSCTSKWTHLSCQVCRLCQQQDEKPACSVCGTSENLWVCLICGFVGCGRYKEGHAKRHWQDTQHCYSLDLRTQQIWDYVGDNYVHRLNQSKTDGKSIDTNSCCVSFEGDCGTCGCSEDSGISGALFSSKVEAIADEYNRLLATQLEAQRQHYESLIIEAKSKRQSSISEAVENAVTSTMQDIQNKLERCELEKNAVADINRGLIKNQEIWRKKVKELEDSCFAFLRETSSLSSRDERIHDLEEQIRDLTVYIEAQKTLHTMTDTDDGIKGGTLLPVPPKQSSPANSRKHAKLGRKRN from the exons ATGTTCAGCCTCCGAGTCCACTCAGTAGACAGCAATCATCCTCTAACTCTTGAAGAAACCACCTTCATCTCCGCGGCcgccaccacctccaccacGGCAGCCACCACCAAATTCAATGAAAGGAGAGGCATTTCACATCTATATCGAAACGCATCGCAGAAATCCTCACTGCCAAACCCTAATCCTAACTCTCGATCCACTTCTCTCTTCGTCGTCGCCGTCCCTAACTACTTCTCCGAAGACGACTTCATCAGATTCTGCGGTTCCCATATTGATCATGTCCATGTACTCCTCTTCATCAG GAATGATGGGATGGAAGATAGGTACAGTGTGTTAATAAAGCTTGATAATCAAGTAACAGCAGATAGATTCTACAATAGTTTCAATGAGAAGCGATTTTCGCCATCTGAG GCAGAGATTTGCCATATATTATATGTGCTTTCTGTGGAATTCACGGAATCGGCAGAAATAGCTAGCACTCCTCCGGAAAATTTCACCGAGTTGCCAGCTTGTCCAATTTGTCTCG AGAGATTGGACCCGGATACTAGTGGAATACGCAATACTCTTTGTGATCATTCGTTTCAATGTTCATGCACTTCAAAATGGACGCACTTGTCTTGCCAG GTCTGTCGTCTTTGTCAGCAGCAGGATGAGAAGCCAGCTTGTTCTGTTTGTGGAACTTCAGAAAATTTGTGGGTTTGTCTGATATGCGGTTTTGTAGGATGTGGAAG ATATAAAGAAGGACATGCTAAAAGGCACTGGCAAGATACACAGCATTGTTATTCTCTTGATCTGAGAACACAACAAATTTGGGACTATGTTGGCGACAACTATGTTCATCGGCTGAACCAGTCAAAAACCGATGGCAAGTCGATAGATACAAACTCTTGTTGTGTGTCGTTTGAAGGAGATTGTGGCACTTGTGGATGTAGTGAGGATTCTGGAATTAGTGGGGCTCTCTTTAGCAGCAAAGTTGAAGCA ATTGCAGATGAGTACAATCGTCTTTTGGCCACTCAGCTGGAGGCTCAAAGACAA CATTATGAATCTCTAATTATTGAGGCCAAAAGTAAAAGACAAAGTTCCATTTCAGAAGCAGTAGAGAATGCTGTGACATCCACTATGCAGGATatccaaaataaattggaaaggTGTGAGCTAGAAAAAAATGCTGTAGCAGAT atCAATCGGGGTCTCATCAAGAATCAAGAAATTTGGCGTAAAAAGGTCAAGGAACTTGAAGATAG TTGTTTTGCTTTTCTTAGGGAAACTTCATCTTTATCGTCAAGGGACGAGAGAATACATGATCTGGAAGAACAG ATTCGAGATCTCACAGTCTACATTGAAGCTCAGAAAACACTTCACACCATGACAGATACAGATGATGGGATTAAAGGAGGGACATTGTTACCTGTACCTCCGAAGCAATCTTCGCCAGCAAATAGCAGAAAACACGCAAAACTGGGTCGTAAACGGAATTAG